A stretch of the Nitratireductor thuwali genome encodes the following:
- a CDS encoding isoprenylcysteine carboxyl methyltransferase family protein, whose protein sequence is MQSITVLFIASALVFRFGTLGVSIRNERRLKARGAREFGAANSILLALLHILFYAAAIVEWAYSGTTGLTAVQAGGMALYLFAAVMLVIIIRTLHPFWTVKIIIASDHRLVRRGPFRWFRHPNYFLNILPELVGFAVALQAYATLIVGLPVYLVCLYVRIRQEEAAMRSTFPDYGRPAGSGDLAGA, encoded by the coding sequence ATGCAATCGATCACGGTTCTTTTTATCGCATCCGCACTGGTCTTCCGCTTCGGAACGCTTGGCGTCTCCATCAGGAACGAACGCCGGCTGAAGGCGCGGGGCGCGCGGGAGTTCGGGGCCGCAAACAGCATCCTTCTGGCGTTGCTCCACATCCTCTTCTACGCCGCCGCCATCGTCGAATGGGCCTATTCGGGCACTACCGGCCTTACGGCGGTCCAGGCCGGCGGCATGGCGCTCTACCTGTTCGCGGCGGTGATGCTCGTGATCATCATACGCACGCTTCATCCCTTCTGGACGGTGAAGATCATCATTGCCAGCGACCATCGCCTGGTGAGACGCGGGCCTTTCCGCTGGTTTCGCCACCCGAACTACTTTCTCAACATTCTGCCGGAGCTGGTTGGCTTCGCGGTGGCTCTGCAGGCATATGCGACCCTGATCGTCGGCCTTCCCGTCTATCTCGTCTGCCTGTATGTCCGTATCCGGCAGGAAGAGGCGGCCATGCGCAGCACCTTCCCCGACTATGGCAGACCTGCGGGGTCTGGAGACTTGGCCGGGGCCTGA
- the pcaD gene encoding 3-oxoadipate enol-lactonase, with amino-acid sequence MAFARVNGVVLHHEMRGAAGKPTLVFSNSLGTDFRIWNRVVEALEDNYRIVLYDKRGHGLSEATPQPYRLSDHVNDLAALLDHLGIGASVIVGLSVGGMIAQGLATLRPDLVRALVLCDTGHKIGDQAMWNQRIETVNEKGIAALADGIMKRWFTPAYRAPDNPDFVGYVAMLTRTPVDGYAGTCAAVRDADLTESTRALKLPTLCLCGDQDGATPPALVRELASLIEGARCEIIENAGHLPCIEQPLATAKLIGGFVDQHISR; translated from the coding sequence ATGGCATTTGCACGGGTCAATGGCGTCGTTCTGCACCACGAAATGCGCGGTGCGGCGGGCAAGCCGACACTGGTCTTTTCCAACTCGCTGGGCACGGACTTCCGGATATGGAACCGCGTCGTCGAAGCTCTTGAGGACAATTACCGCATCGTCCTTTACGACAAGCGCGGCCACGGACTGTCCGAAGCGACGCCGCAGCCCTACCGGCTCAGCGATCACGTAAACGACCTCGCCGCCCTGCTCGACCATCTGGGCATCGGCGCCTCGGTCATCGTCGGGCTGTCGGTCGGCGGCATGATCGCGCAGGGACTGGCCACGTTGCGGCCCGACCTCGTGCGGGCGCTGGTCTTGTGCGACACCGGACACAAGATCGGCGACCAGGCGATGTGGAACCAGCGCATCGAGACCGTCAACGAAAAGGGCATCGCGGCACTTGCCGACGGCATCATGAAGCGCTGGTTCACCCCGGCCTACCGCGCGCCGGACAATCCCGATTTCGTCGGCTATGTCGCCATGCTGACGCGCACGCCGGTCGACGGCTATGCCGGCACCTGCGCCGCCGTGCGCGACGCCGACCTGACCGAATCGACCCGCGCCCTCAAGCTGCCCACGCTGTGCCTTTGCGGCGACCAGGACGGGGCGACGCCGCCGGCGCTCGTAAGGGAACTCGCCTCGCTCATCGAGGGCGCGCGCTGCGAGATCATCGAGAATGCGGGACATCTTCCCTGCATCGAGCAGCCGCTGGCGACGGCCAAGCTGATTGGCGGCTTTGTGGACCAGCATATTTCCCGATAA
- a CDS encoding 3-keto-5-aminohexanoate cleavage protein: protein MPDAAPPQSLEPVAIAVAPNGGRRTKADHPALPITPEEQARTAAGCLEAGAAMYHCHVRDRESRHLLDADAYSTVIRAIRSAVGERLVIQITTEAVGRYRPEEQTAVVRAVRPEAASLALGELAPDATHEAAFADFLAFMAREKIVPQIILYHPDEALRLHDMMRRGVVPFDDIPVLYVLGRYTPGQRSAPPDLLPFLAGGMPRFGHFMVCAFGARETACVSAAALLGGHARVGFENNIHLPDGRPAGDNAELVASTATALRALGLSHATADDLRAAWQRGMQAN, encoded by the coding sequence TTGCCGGACGCAGCGCCGCCTCAAAGCCTCGAGCCCGTTGCAATCGCCGTTGCGCCGAATGGCGGCCGCCGGACGAAGGCCGACCATCCCGCCTTGCCCATCACCCCGGAGGAGCAGGCGCGGACGGCGGCAGGATGCCTGGAAGCCGGGGCGGCGATGTATCATTGCCATGTCCGCGACAGGGAAAGCCGGCACCTGCTCGATGCCGATGCCTATTCCACCGTTATCCGGGCCATACGGTCGGCGGTCGGCGAGCGTCTGGTCATCCAGATCACCACCGAGGCGGTGGGGCGCTACCGGCCGGAAGAGCAGACGGCGGTGGTGCGCGCGGTGCGGCCCGAAGCGGCGTCGCTTGCCCTCGGCGAACTCGCACCGGACGCCACGCACGAAGCCGCCTTTGCCGACTTCCTCGCCTTCATGGCCCGCGAGAAGATCGTTCCGCAGATCATCCTTTACCACCCGGACGAGGCGCTGCGGCTCCACGACATGATGCGGCGGGGCGTCGTGCCCTTCGACGACATCCCCGTCCTCTACGTCCTCGGGCGCTACACGCCCGGCCAGCGTTCGGCGCCGCCGGACCTGCTGCCGTTCCTCGCCGGGGGAATGCCGCGCTTCGGCCATTTCATGGTCTGCGCCTTCGGCGCGCGGGAGACGGCCTGCGTCAGCGCGGCCGCGCTTCTGGGCGGACACGCCCGCGTCGGCTTCGAGAACAATATTCACCTGCCGGACGGCAGGCCGGCCGGCGACAACGCCGAGCTGGTGGCAAGCACCGCAACCGCCCTGCGCGCCCTCGGCCTGAGCCACGCGACAGCGGACGATTTGCGCGCGGCATGGCAACGTGGAATGCAAGCGAATTGA
- a CDS encoding MurR/RpiR family transcriptional regulator → MDRNDFAERITQSVDGLPGQLGAAARYVLDNPGDVALLSMREQARRAGVRPWTMTRLAKRLGLDGYDNVRQLHGEALKEQALGFSGRASAQLARQKQEGGGALGAEMAGTMAAQIAAMAAPARIEVLAGAARDMAAARRIYCFGLRSGRPVASHLAYVLSFLGDKTVLLDGDGGAGLDALRFAGAGDIFFVATVSPYTRASVEAARFAADKGLVVVAITDSAASPVAPVARHVIVAATESPSFFHAMAPAFAAAEILAALVAGEGGESALEAIARAEEHLAERKVHLHERPQPPEPR, encoded by the coding sequence ATGGATCGTAACGATTTCGCCGAGCGCATCACGCAGTCCGTCGACGGGCTTCCCGGGCAGTTGGGGGCGGCGGCGCGTTATGTGCTGGACAATCCGGGCGACGTCGCGCTCCTGTCGATGCGTGAGCAGGCCCGGCGCGCGGGCGTCAGGCCGTGGACCATGACGCGTCTTGCCAAGCGGCTTGGCCTCGACGGCTACGACAACGTGCGCCAGCTTCACGGCGAGGCGCTGAAGGAGCAGGCGCTGGGCTTTTCCGGCCGCGCCAGCGCGCAGCTTGCGCGCCAGAAGCAGGAAGGCGGCGGCGCGCTCGGCGCCGAGATGGCCGGCACGATGGCTGCCCAGATCGCTGCGATGGCAGCTCCCGCCCGCATCGAGGTGCTGGCCGGGGCGGCGCGCGACATGGCGGCTGCGCGGCGCATCTATTGTTTCGGCCTGCGTTCCGGCCGCCCGGTCGCCAGTCATCTGGCCTATGTGCTTTCCTTCCTCGGCGACAAGACTGTTCTTCTGGACGGCGACGGCGGCGCGGGCCTGGATGCGCTGCGCTTTGCGGGCGCCGGCGACATCTTCTTCGTGGCGACCGTTTCGCCATACACGCGCGCCAGCGTTGAGGCCGCGCGTTTTGCCGCCGACAAGGGGCTTGTCGTTGTCGCCATCACCGACAGCGCCGCTTCTCCCGTCGCCCCGGTCGCCAGGCACGTGATCGTGGCGGCCACCGAAAGCCCCTCCTTTTTTCACGCCATGGCGCCGGCTTTCGCGGCGGCCGAGATCCTGGCCGCGCTGGTGGCCGGGGAGGGCGGAGAAAGCGCCCTCGAAGCCATTGCCCGCGCGGAAGAACATTTGGCGGAGCGAAAAGTTCATCTCCATGAAAGGCCCCAGCCGCCGGAACCGCGATGA
- a CDS encoding aspartate aminotransferase family protein, which yields MTHILHRQIHAPLPVAAGGSGIELFDTEGRAYIDASGGAAVSCLGHGHPDVIEALRRQAETLAYAHTSFFTSEPAERLADRLIASAPEGISHAYFVSGGSEANEAAIKMARQYFVEKGQPQRRNIIARRQSYHGNTLGTLAAGGNEWRRAPFAPLLIGTHHISPCYAYRHREEGESDAAYGQRAAQELEDKILELGPDTVMAFMAEPVVGATAGAVPAVEGYFRRIREICDRHGVLLILDEVMCGMGRTGTMFACEQDGVRPDIVTIAKGLGGGYQPIGAALLSRDIFDAFAEGSGLFQHGHTYICHPMACAAALAVQEVIARDGLLRNVREVGAHLRERLEARFGNHAHIGDIRGRGMFLGLELVTDRSTKATFEPDAKLHARVKKEAMARGLMVYPAGGTVDGVRGDHILIAPPFILGRPAAEAIVERLGEALDAAVAQVRPAD from the coding sequence ATGACCCACATATTGCACCGACAGATCCACGCCCCGTTGCCCGTCGCCGCGGGAGGCAGCGGCATCGAGCTCTTCGATACCGAGGGGCGCGCCTATATCGACGCCTCGGGCGGCGCGGCCGTTTCCTGCCTCGGCCACGGCCATCCCGACGTCATCGAGGCCCTGCGCAGGCAGGCCGAAACGCTGGCCTATGCCCATACGAGCTTCTTCACCAGCGAGCCGGCGGAACGGCTGGCCGACAGGCTGATCGCGTCGGCGCCCGAAGGCATCAGCCACGCCTATTTCGTCTCCGGCGGCTCGGAAGCCAATGAGGCGGCCATCAAGATGGCACGGCAGTATTTCGTGGAGAAGGGGCAGCCGCAGCGCCGCAACATCATCGCGCGCCGGCAGAGCTATCACGGCAACACGCTGGGAACGCTCGCCGCCGGCGGCAATGAGTGGCGGCGCGCCCCGTTCGCGCCGCTGCTGATCGGGACGCATCACATAAGCCCCTGCTACGCCTACCGCCATCGGGAGGAAGGCGAAAGCGATGCCGCCTACGGCCAGCGCGCGGCGCAGGAGCTGGAGGACAAGATCCTGGAACTCGGCCCCGACACGGTGATGGCCTTCATGGCCGAGCCGGTCGTGGGCGCGACCGCCGGCGCCGTGCCCGCCGTCGAAGGCTATTTTCGCCGCATCCGTGAAATCTGCGACCGCCATGGCGTGCTGCTGATCCTCGACGAGGTCATGTGCGGCATGGGGCGCACGGGGACCATGTTCGCCTGCGAGCAGGATGGCGTGAGGCCCGATATCGTGACCATCGCCAAGGGGCTCGGCGGCGGCTACCAGCCCATCGGCGCCGCGCTCCTGTCGCGGGACATCTTCGACGCCTTCGCCGAAGGATCGGGCCTGTTCCAGCACGGTCACACCTATATCTGCCACCCCATGGCCTGCGCGGCCGCGCTCGCCGTGCAGGAGGTGATCGCGCGCGACGGCCTGTTGCGGAACGTGCGGGAGGTGGGTGCCCATCTGCGCGAACGCCTGGAGGCGCGTTTCGGCAATCACGCCCATATCGGCGACATTCGCGGCCGGGGCATGTTCCTGGGGCTGGAATTGGTCACCGACCGGTCCACCAAGGCGACCTTCGAGCCCGATGCAAAGCTGCATGCGCGGGTGAAGAAGGAGGCGATGGCGCGGGGACTGATGGTCTATCCGGCCGGCGGGACGGTCGACGGCGTGCGCGGCGATCACATCCTGATCGCGCCGCCTTTCATCCTCGGCCGGCCGGCGGCGGAAGCCATCGTCGAGCGGCTGGGCGAGGCGCTGGATGCGGCCGTCGCGCAGGTTCGGCCGGCCGATTGA
- a CDS encoding TAXI family TRAP transporter solute-binding subunit, which translates to MKPNRLLGLGMAAAMLGALSAGAANAQQQQQFVSVGTGGVTGVYYPVGGAICRLMNQNRREHGIRCSVESTGGSVFNVNAIKGGDLEFGVAQSDVQYNAYNGVANFADTGAHEDLRSVFSLHAEPLTVVARADAGISSFDDLKGKRVNIGNPGSGQRALMDLLIAEKGWTNTDFAVAAELAPAEQSAALCDNNIDAFAYTVGHPAGAIQEATTTCDSVIVPVEGEVVDRLVEENPYYFKATIPGGMYRGTDEDVNTFGVGATVVTSANVSDEVVTAFVKSVFENFDAFTGLHPALANLTPERMVTQGNSAPLHPAAEAYYKEKGWLE; encoded by the coding sequence ATGAAACCAAACAGGCTTCTGGGACTCGGCATGGCCGCGGCGATGCTGGGCGCACTGTCGGCGGGCGCCGCCAACGCACAGCAGCAGCAGCAGTTCGTGTCTGTCGGCACGGGCGGCGTGACCGGCGTCTACTACCCGGTCGGCGGTGCGATCTGCCGCCTGATGAACCAGAACCGGCGGGAGCATGGCATCCGCTGCTCGGTCGAATCGACCGGCGGCTCCGTCTTCAACGTCAATGCGATCAAGGGCGGGGATCTCGAATTCGGCGTGGCCCAGTCCGACGTGCAGTACAATGCGTATAACGGCGTGGCGAATTTCGCCGACACCGGCGCCCACGAGGATCTGCGTTCGGTCTTCTCGCTGCATGCCGAGCCGCTGACGGTGGTCGCCCGCGCCGATGCCGGCATTTCGAGCTTCGACGACCTGAAGGGCAAGCGGGTCAATATCGGCAATCCCGGTTCCGGCCAGCGCGCGCTGATGGACCTGCTCATCGCCGAAAAAGGCTGGACGAATACGGACTTCGCCGTTGCCGCCGAACTGGCCCCGGCCGAGCAGAGCGCCGCCTTGTGCGACAACAACATCGACGCCTTCGCCTACACGGTCGGCCATCCGGCCGGCGCGATCCAGGAAGCGACCACCACTTGCGACAGCGTCATCGTCCCGGTCGAGGGCGAGGTGGTCGACAGGCTGGTCGAGGAGAACCCCTACTACTTCAAGGCCACCATTCCCGGCGGCATGTATCGCGGCACCGACGAGGACGTGAACACCTTCGGCGTCGGCGCCACGGTGGTGACGTCGGCCAACGTGTCCGACGAGGTGGTGACGGCGTTCGTGAAGTCGGTCTTTGAAAACTTCGATGCCTTCACGGGCCTGCACCCGGCGCTCGCCAACCTGACGCCGGAACGGATGGTCACCCAGGGCAATTCCGCTCCCTTGCATCCCGCGGCGGAGGCCTATTACAAGGAAAAGGGTTGGCTCGAATAG
- a CDS encoding TRAP transporter permease, which yields MADNQNGARAQTQPASGDLQDLVAAADTGARSPAGKAGFVIAAVALCWSLFQLYIASPLPFMFSRLTGLSLVLNDAQTRAIHLAFGLFLAYMAFPALSSSPRDRIPLLDWVLGIMAAACALYVFVFYRDLAQRPGLPITQDLVVAGLGMVLLLEGTRRALGPPLVIVALVFLAYVFFGSSPLVPDIIRWGGASFSRAMDQMWLSPNGVFGVALGVSSAFVFLFVLFGSMLDRAGAGNFFIKLAFALLGHLRGGPAKAAVLASMMTGLISGSSIANVVTTGTFTIPLMKRVGFTPERAGSVEVASSVNGQIMPPVMGAAAFLMVEYVGISYLQVIKHAFLPAVISYIALLYLVHLEAVKNDMPILEKRQTHPATIALLRIGITVASIVILAGAIYYGITLVRYVLPDVSAPVLIIGMLAIYVGLVWFAAREPDLELDDPEAPVVQLPIATEVLRTGLHYLLPLVVLVWFLMIERSSPGLSAFYAVLLLIFIILTQKPLKAVFRGLQSDEQRAAAVEGFQDLIAGLIAGARNMIGIACATAAAGIIVGTVTLTGIGQVMAEFVEFLSGGNIFLILVFTAAISLVLGMGLPTTANYIVVSSLMAPVIVQLGAANGVLIPLIAAHMFVFYFGIMADVTPPVGLASFAAAAVSGGDPLKTGFTAFFYSLRTVLLPFIFVFNTDLLLIDVGWLGAIWVFALATAAMLIFAAATQGFFMVKSRLWESAALLLVTFMLLRPGFFLDLVQSPYDQVEPQYIFEAVEAEPSGADVRLVITGPSFDNPDQTLTRTMAFGLGEAGAPGEERFERSIGLPVRIENGTVILDEPLDMNSLAARTLSNLDFYAEEPVQITAVEVSAERMPREVFYIPAALLLALVMFLQRLRGGTLAGNPRPRRAAAA from the coding sequence ATGGCCGACAACCAGAATGGCGCACGCGCGCAAACCCAGCCCGCCAGCGGCGATCTGCAGGATCTCGTCGCCGCGGCCGATACCGGCGCGCGCAGCCCCGCGGGCAAGGCGGGATTCGTCATCGCCGCCGTGGCATTATGCTGGTCGCTCTTTCAGCTCTACATCGCCTCGCCGCTGCCATTCATGTTTTCGCGCCTGACCGGCCTCTCGCTGGTCCTCAACGATGCGCAGACGCGCGCCATTCACCTCGCCTTCGGCCTGTTCCTCGCCTACATGGCCTTTCCGGCGCTCTCCAGCTCGCCGCGCGACCGCATTCCGCTGCTCGACTGGGTTCTCGGGATCATGGCCGCGGCCTGCGCGCTCTACGTTTTCGTCTTCTACCGGGACCTTGCGCAGCGGCCGGGCCTGCCGATCACGCAGGACCTCGTGGTGGCCGGCCTTGGCATGGTGCTGCTGCTCGAAGGCACGCGCCGCGCGCTCGGGCCGCCGCTGGTGATCGTGGCGCTGGTCTTCCTGGCCTATGTCTTTTTCGGCTCCTCGCCCCTGGTGCCCGACATCATCCGCTGGGGCGGCGCGTCGTTCAGCCGCGCCATGGACCAGATGTGGCTGTCGCCCAATGGCGTGTTCGGCGTGGCGCTCGGCGTGTCCTCGGCCTTCGTCTTCCTGTTCGTGCTGTTCGGCTCGATGCTGGACCGCGCCGGCGCGGGGAATTTCTTCATCAAGCTGGCCTTCGCGCTGCTCGGCCATCTGCGCGGCGGCCCGGCGAAGGCCGCCGTGCTGGCCTCGATGATGACGGGGCTGATCTCCGGCTCCTCCATCGCCAATGTGGTGACCACCGGCACCTTCACGATCCCGCTCATGAAGCGCGTCGGCTTTACGCCCGAGCGCGCCGGATCGGTCGAGGTGGCAAGCTCCGTCAACGGCCAGATCATGCCGCCGGTCATGGGCGCGGCCGCCTTCCTGATGGTCGAATATGTCGGCATTTCCTATCTGCAGGTCATCAAGCATGCCTTCCTGCCGGCCGTGATCTCCTACATCGCGCTGCTTTACCTCGTGCATCTGGAAGCCGTGAAGAACGACATGCCGATCCTGGAAAAGCGCCAGACGCATCCGGCGACGATCGCGCTGCTGCGCATCGGCATCACCGTCGCCTCGATCGTCATCCTGGCGGGCGCCATCTATTACGGCATCACGCTCGTGCGCTATGTTCTTCCCGATGTCTCCGCGCCGGTCCTGATCATCGGCATGCTGGCGATCTATGTCGGTCTGGTATGGTTCGCCGCACGCGAACCCGATCTGGAGCTGGACGATCCCGAGGCGCCGGTGGTCCAGCTGCCCATAGCCACGGAAGTGCTGAGGACGGGGCTTCACTACCTTCTGCCGCTCGTGGTTCTCGTCTGGTTCCTGATGATCGAGCGGTCCTCGCCCGGCCTCTCGGCCTTCTATGCCGTGCTGCTGCTGATCTTCATCATCCTCACCCAGAAACCGCTCAAGGCGGTCTTTCGCGGCCTCCAGTCCGATGAACAGCGGGCCGCCGCGGTCGAGGGGTTCCAGGATCTGATCGCCGGCCTCATCGCCGGCGCCCGCAACATGATCGGCATCGCCTGCGCGACGGCGGCGGCCGGCATCATCGTGGGCACCGTCACGCTCACCGGCATCGGCCAGGTGATGGCGGAGTTCGTGGAGTTCCTTTCGGGCGGCAACATCTTCCTGATCCTGGTCTTCACGGCCGCGATCTCGCTGGTGCTGGGCATGGGCCTGCCGACGACGGCGAACTACATCGTCGTCTCCTCGCTGATGGCTCCCGTCATCGTGCAGCTCGGCGCGGCCAACGGCGTGCTGATCCCGCTGATCGCAGCCCACATGTTCGTCTTCTATTTCGGCATCATGGCCGATGTGACGCCACCGGTGGGGCTGGCGTCCTTTGCCGCCGCCGCCGTATCCGGCGGCGATCCGCTGAAGACGGGCTTCACCGCGTTCTTCTACTCGCTGCGCACGGTGCTCCTGCCGTTCATCTTCGTCTTCAACACGGACCTGTTGCTGATCGACGTGGGGTGGCTCGGCGCGATCTGGGTGTTTGCGCTGGCGACCGCCGCCATGCTGATATTCGCCGCCGCGACCCAGGGATTCTTCATGGTGAAATCGCGGCTTTGGGAATCGGCGGCGCTGCTGCTCGTGACCTTCATGCTGCTGCGTCCGGGCTTTTTCCTCGATCTCGTGCAAAGCCCCTATGACCAGGTGGAGCCCCAGTACATATTCGAGGCCGTGGAAGCCGAGCCGAGCGGCGCGGACGTGCGTCTGGTCATTACCGGCCCGAGCTTCGACAACCCCGACCAGACGCTTACGCGCACCATGGCCTTCGGTCTCGGAGAGGCCGGCGCGCCGGGCGAGGAGCGCTTCGAGCGCTCGATCGGCCTTCCGGTGCGCATCGAGAACGGGACGGTGATCCTGGACGAGCCTTTGGATATGAACTCGCTTGCGGCCAGAACCTTGTCGAACCTCGACTTCTACGCGGAGGAGCCCGTGCAGATCACCGCCGTGGAGGTGAGCGCGGAACGGATGCCGCGCGAGGTATTCTACATTCCGGCGGCTCTTCTTCTGGCGCTGGTCATGTTTCTCCAGCGTCTGCGCGGGGGCACGTTGGCGGGCAATCCACGGCCTCGCCGGGCTGCGGCCGCATAA
- a CDS encoding universal stress protein, translated as MYKDILVSIDLGDADSEKKTLETAIDYARTFGSRLHIMTVVPDYGMSIVGGFFPKGHEQEAIDHTNKALHAFTKKLVPAEIKHRHIVGHGSIYREILHYANVTKADLVVLSAKRPGPEDYLIGPNAARVVRHATISVLVVR; from the coding sequence ATGTACAAGGATATCCTCGTCTCCATCGACCTCGGCGACGCCGACAGCGAGAAGAAGACGCTCGAGACGGCCATCGATTACGCCCGCACCTTCGGCAGCCGCCTGCACATCATGACCGTGGTGCCGGACTACGGCATGTCGATCGTCGGCGGCTTCTTCCCCAAGGGGCACGAGCAGGAGGCGATCGACCACACCAACAAGGCGCTGCACGCGTTCACGAAGAAGCTCGTGCCGGCCGAGATCAAGCATCGCCACATCGTCGGCCACGGCTCGATCTACCGCGAGATCCTGCACTATGCCAACGTGACCAAGGCCGATCTGGTGGTGCTTTCGGCCAAGCGGCCGGGACCGGAGGACTATCTCATCGGGCCCAACGCCGCCCGCGTGGTGCGCCACGCCACCATTTCGGTGCTGGTGGTGCGGTAG
- a CDS encoding MurR/RpiR family transcriptional regulator, whose amino-acid sequence MGIAEQKTVAERARQTFDDLTRAERQLANALLDNYPMLGLESITAVAESAGVSTPTVVRMAKKLGFGGFPEMQASLRAELQATISNPIAKHDQWAASALEGHLLSRFADAVTENIRQTLHQIDKAAFDAVAGLLSDPERNVHVVGGRITRSMADHFFTHMQVIRPGVTQIASNSNSWPHYVLNMRAGDVLVAFDIRRYEHDILRLTEMARARDVTVVLFTDQWGSPAARHAAHRFHARIEVPSAWDSTAVILFISEALIAAIETRTWETTRARMNELEELFDKTRLFRKFV is encoded by the coding sequence ATGGGCATTGCAGAGCAGAAGACCGTCGCCGAGCGGGCGCGCCAGACCTTCGACGATCTGACGCGAGCCGAGCGGCAGCTGGCCAATGCGCTGCTCGACAATTACCCCATGCTGGGGCTGGAGAGCATAACCGCCGTCGCCGAATCGGCGGGCGTGTCCACGCCAACGGTGGTGCGCATGGCCAAGAAGCTCGGCTTCGGCGGGTTTCCGGAGATGCAGGCCAGCCTGCGGGCGGAACTCCAGGCCACCATCTCGAACCCCATCGCCAAGCACGACCAGTGGGCTGCAAGCGCATTGGAAGGCCATCTGCTCAGCCGCTTCGCGGATGCGGTGACGGAGAATATCCGCCAGACGCTTCACCAGATCGACAAGGCGGCATTCGATGCGGTTGCCGGCCTGCTTTCCGACCCGGAGCGGAACGTCCATGTGGTGGGCGGGCGCATCACCCGGTCGATGGCCGACCACTTCTTCACCCATATGCAGGTGATCCGGCCGGGAGTGACGCAGATCGCCTCCAACTCGAACAGCTGGCCGCATTACGTGCTGAACATGCGCGCGGGCGACGTCCTGGTGGCCTTCGACATCCGCCGCTATGAGCACGACATCCTGCGCCTGACGGAAATGGCGCGGGCGCGCGACGTGACCGTCGTGCTGTTCACCGACCAGTGGGGCTCGCCCGCCGCCCGCCATGCGGCCCATCGTTTCCATGCGCGGATAGAGGTGCCGTCGGCCTGGGATTCCACCGCCGTCATCCTCTTCATCTCCGAGGCGCTGATCGCGGCCATCGAGACCCGCACCTGGGAGACGACCCGCGCGCGCATGAACGAGCTGGAAGAGCTGTTCGACAAGACCCGGCTGTTCCGCAAATTCGTATAA
- a CDS encoding N-formylglutamate amidohydrolase, translated as MKPFVKQDEAEASATVVETINAEGSGGFVLACEHAARAIPPEYADLGLDEEALSSHIAWDPGARAVAVELARLLDAPLVAQRVSRLVYDCNRPMEAPDAMPMRSELYIVPGNASLTEEERAARIARFYRPFEKALAASLDSRSAGGRLPALATIHSFTPVYGGVRRQVEIGILHDRDSRLADALLASLTTESGFKVRRNEPYGPEHGVMHTLVTHALPRGLHNVMIEIRSDLIADEGQQARMAGLLAEHLARARASVERSVGA; from the coding sequence GTGAAGCCATTCGTGAAGCAGGACGAAGCCGAGGCATCAGCGACCGTCGTCGAGACGATCAACGCCGAAGGTTCGGGCGGCTTCGTGCTGGCCTGCGAGCACGCTGCCCGCGCCATCCCGCCGGAATATGCCGATCTGGGCCTGGACGAAGAGGCGCTCTCCAGCCACATCGCCTGGGATCCGGGCGCGCGCGCGGTCGCGGTCGAGCTGGCACGCCTGCTGGATGCGCCGTTGGTGGCGCAGCGCGTGTCGCGGCTCGTCTATGACTGCAACCGGCCGATGGAAGCGCCCGACGCCATGCCGATGCGCAGCGAGCTCTATATCGTGCCGGGCAATGCGAGCCTGACCGAGGAGGAGCGGGCCGCCCGCATCGCCCGGTTCTACCGGCCTTTCGAGAAGGCGCTTGCGGCCAGCCTCGACAGCCGGAGCGCGGGCGGGCGGTTGCCGGCGCTCGCCACCATCCATTCCTTCACGCCCGTCTATGGCGGCGTTCGCAGGCAGGTGGAAATCGGCATCCTCCACGACCGCGACAGCCGCCTGGCCGATGCGCTGCTGGCTTCCCTGACGACGGAATCCGGCTTCAAGGTGCGCCGCAACGAGCCCTATGGCCCGGAGCACGGCGTCATGCACACGCTCGTCACCCACGCCCTGCCGCGCGGCCTCCACAACGTCATGATCGAAATCCGCAGCGACCTCATCGCGGACGAAGGGCAGCAGGCGCGGATGGCCGGGCTGCTCGCCGAGCATCTGGCTCGGGCGAGGGCGTCGGTCGAGCGGAGCGTGGGGGCGTGA